A genomic segment from Nocardiopsis sp. Huas11 encodes:
- a CDS encoding dienelactone hydrolase family protein produces the protein MTMQDVTVATAGVEVGGYLATYPGVTGIVVFAHGSGSSRHSPRNMVVAEELHRRGLATLLFDLLTPEEGRADELTAEQRFDIGLLTRRLTGAVDWLATREETADLRVGLFGASTGAAAALRSAAERPDRVHGVVSRGGRPDLAGTEALQLVKAPTLLIVGGADPEVLQLNQEAADRLSAPTRLHVVPHATHLFEERGAIEEVSDAAAEWFQITLGTVEE, from the coding sequence ATGACCATGCAGGACGTGACCGTGGCGACCGCGGGTGTGGAGGTCGGGGGTTACCTGGCGACGTATCCCGGTGTGACGGGGATCGTGGTCTTCGCGCACGGGAGCGGGAGTTCCCGGCACAGCCCGCGCAACATGGTCGTGGCCGAGGAGCTGCACCGTCGGGGGCTGGCCACGCTGCTCTTCGACCTGCTCACGCCGGAGGAGGGCCGCGCGGACGAGCTCACCGCCGAGCAGCGGTTCGACATCGGTCTGCTGACACGTCGGTTGACCGGGGCGGTGGACTGGTTGGCCACGCGGGAGGAGACCGCGGACCTGCGGGTCGGGCTCTTCGGCGCCAGTACGGGGGCCGCGGCGGCGCTGCGCAGTGCCGCGGAGCGCCCGGACCGGGTCCACGGGGTCGTCTCGCGCGGTGGGCGCCCCGATCTGGCGGGGACGGAGGCGCTGCAGCTGGTGAAGGCGCCCACGCTGCTGATCGTGGGCGGTGCGGATCCGGAGGTCCTGCAGCTGAACCAGGAGGCCGCCGACCGGCTCTCGGCGCCGACCCGGCTCCATGTCGTCCCCCACGCCACGCACCTGTTCGAGGAGCGCGGGGCGATCGAGGAGGTGTCGGACGCCGCCGCGGAGTGGTTCCAGATCACGCTCGGCACGGTCGAGGAGTGA
- a CDS encoding CoA transferase: MDLRTDGIPGTTAPRAAGAVNGPRAGDLGGFGAAAGSTPRGAMAGAALPLAGERAHALGDSLALRVAVGRLRALGCAVDEPDGPPPSGAPAGWLGLAGAPFAPPGARPECRISWSGPVGVPMSDERDVQAACGIAHVHGRAVGAPRVLEVDFASVCAGVLAAQSVTAAALARARGGRALSVTTSVAQAALLSLTQYIAAATAATAATAATADTVGTDAADGHGAGPAFPDQPRGTGQAPPFRSADGVLFELETLDAEAWWGLWHRLGASPGAAAAGWPPFQRRFATATCALPPALGRTVAALDFDHVLAAARDSGVSVVAVRGADAPGPPAPESPWRLRAHGAGAAGPALPPLGPDEHAPLAGIRVVEATTRVQGPLAGHLLGLLGAEVVRIEPPGGDPMRGVPPMAGPYSARFLALNRGKDAVEADLKSVRGRRTARELIASAHVFLHNWPPGRSQRLGLGPADLAAAHPTLVHVHTGGWADALPAPQPLGTDYLVQAHSGVAALVNGPDGPCAPSLMTITDVLGGIIGAEGAVAALLARVRTGAGVRGETALVDAARLLRDAARPRSGVADHPSSRGADRGADRGSGAPVTVDLAAMAADPRFAPALETDGSGAAFGRAPWTFEPAASAPSKEAP; encoded by the coding sequence ATGGACCTGAGGACGGACGGCATCCCCGGAACCACGGCCCCTCGCGCGGCCGGGGCCGTGAACGGTCCGCGGGCCGGTGACCTGGGCGGGTTCGGGGCCGCGGCCGGCTCCACGCCACGCGGCGCCATGGCCGGGGCCGCGCTGCCCCTGGCGGGGGAACGGGCACACGCGCTCGGCGACTCCCTGGCACTGCGGGTCGCGGTGGGGCGGCTGCGGGCCCTGGGGTGCGCGGTGGACGAGCCGGACGGCCCGCCGCCCTCCGGGGCTCCGGCGGGATGGCTCGGCCTGGCGGGGGCGCCCTTCGCGCCGCCGGGCGCCCGGCCCGAGTGCCGGATCTCCTGGTCCGGTCCGGTCGGCGTGCCCATGTCCGACGAACGCGACGTGCAGGCCGCCTGCGGGATCGCGCACGTGCACGGACGGGCCGTCGGCGCACCGCGCGTCCTGGAAGTGGACTTCGCGTCCGTGTGCGCCGGTGTGCTCGCCGCCCAGTCGGTCACGGCAGCGGCCCTGGCCCGGGCGCGCGGGGGCCGGGCGCTGTCGGTCACCACCTCGGTGGCCCAGGCGGCCCTGCTCTCCCTGACCCAGTACATCGCGGCGGCCACCGCGGCCACCGCAGCCACCGCGGCCACCGCCGACACGGTCGGCACCGACGCGGCCGACGGGCACGGAGCCGGGCCCGCGTTCCCGGACCAGCCGCGCGGAACCGGGCAGGCACCGCCGTTCCGTTCGGCCGACGGCGTGCTCTTCGAGCTGGAGACGCTGGACGCGGAGGCGTGGTGGGGGCTGTGGCACCGCCTGGGCGCCTCCCCGGGCGCGGCCGCCGCGGGGTGGCCCCCGTTCCAGCGGCGCTTCGCCACCGCCACGTGCGCGCTGCCCCCCGCCCTGGGCCGCACGGTCGCCGCGCTGGACTTCGACCACGTGCTCGCCGCGGCCCGCGACAGCGGCGTCAGCGTCGTCGCGGTGCGCGGCGCCGACGCGCCCGGGCCGCCGGCGCCGGAGTCCCCGTGGCGGCTGCGCGCACACGGTGCCGGCGCCGCTGGGCCCGCGTTGCCTCCGCTCGGTCCGGACGAGCACGCCCCGCTGGCCGGGATCCGGGTCGTGGAGGCGACCACCCGGGTCCAGGGCCCGCTCGCCGGACACCTGCTCGGCCTGCTCGGCGCCGAGGTGGTCCGGATCGAACCGCCGGGCGGCGACCCCATGCGGGGCGTACCGCCGATGGCGGGCCCGTACTCCGCCCGGTTCCTCGCGCTGAACAGGGGCAAGGACGCCGTGGAGGCCGACCTGAAGTCCGTGCGGGGGCGCCGCACCGCGCGGGAGCTGATCGCCTCGGCGCACGTGTTCCTGCACAACTGGCCGCCCGGCCGGTCCCAGCGGCTCGGTCTGGGCCCCGCCGACCTGGCCGCCGCCCACCCGACGCTGGTCCATGTGCACACCGGGGGCTGGGCGGACGCGCTTCCCGCGCCTCAGCCCCTGGGCACCGACTACCTGGTGCAGGCGCACAGCGGGGTGGCGGCCCTGGTCAACGGCCCCGACGGGCCGTGCGCGCCCTCGCTGATGACGATCACCGACGTGCTGGGCGGGATCATCGGCGCGGAGGGCGCCGTCGCCGCGCTGCTGGCGCGCGTGCGCACCGGTGCCGGTGTACGCGGTGAGACCGCGCTGGTGGACGCCGCCCGCCTCCTGCGCGACGCGGCCCGCCCGCGCAGCGGTGTCGCGGACCACCCGAGCAGCCGTGGCGCCGACCGTGGCGCCGACCGCGGGTCCGGGGCGCCCGTGACGGTCGACCTCGCCGCGATGGCCGCCGACCCCAGGTTCGCGCCGGCTTTGGAGACCGATGGGAGCGGCGCCGCCTTCGGCCGAGCGCCGTGGACCTTCGAGCCGGCCGCGTCCGCACCCTCGAAGGAGGCCCCGTGA
- a CDS encoding SDR family oxidoreductase, translating to MPQPYPCGVEAERAALEARQPTGRLVRAEEVAEAIAYLAAPSSGATTGTALAVDGGMHGLRPARERS from the coding sequence GTGCCACAGCCGTATCCGTGCGGTGTCGAGGCCGAGCGCGCCGCCCTGGAGGCGCGCCAGCCCACCGGCCGCCTCGTCAGGGCCGAGGAGGTCGCCGAGGCCATCGCCTATCTGGCCGCGCCCTCCTCCGGTGCCACCACCGGGACCGCGCTGGCCGTGGACGGCGGCATGCACGGGCTGCGCCCGGCCCGGGAGCGGTCATGA
- a CDS encoding class I adenylate-forming enzyme family protein, with amino-acid sequence MTPFTKPIHLGTLFDDLADRGTATAVHLSRPMDIAPELGSALDVPRLAELVAEVAGWLSAAGVGLGDRVAIAKRNHWDYVVLSCAVARLGAVPASLSAHLDPSVLETLLKRLEPALLVTDTALLAACREGGTDLASLAARTLVVDGTAEGALSTDDVRGAAAPPPRRPPLDAPLAVMHTSGTTGVPKLVVHSTRTIMRRLAGFEAHRWPLLGSRPDDTVASAISFAHGRALAWTASVLWLAPARLLAVSSSDWAEAGPFLRRHRPTTLETQPATYVRWQDRTGGPHGPFERVRLFISTFDAMHPPTVRAFLNATRRRHPVWMQGWGQSETGPLTFRFLTRRAMAAESGRHPTTRDIGRPIPTRTSLRVVDPRTLRLVPRGETGLVFCRTEALCLGYVGEEERWRSKWVGQWWNTGDLGAITRTGSVRLVDREVDAIPEGSCLEWEDVIADRLPQVLECVVLGLPGRPSLPVAVTEDGELDLPAWRRAVTDLPPLADPVVMAWDDVPRTGTGKVRRCALRDRIGAAPDTHGTGRWT; translated from the coding sequence ATGACACCCTTCACCAAGCCCATCCACCTGGGCACACTCTTCGACGACCTGGCCGACCGCGGCACCGCCACGGCCGTCCACCTGAGCCGGCCCATGGACATCGCGCCGGAGCTGGGCAGCGCCCTGGACGTTCCGCGCCTGGCCGAGCTCGTGGCCGAGGTGGCCGGCTGGCTGTCCGCGGCCGGGGTCGGATTGGGCGACCGCGTGGCGATCGCCAAGCGCAACCACTGGGACTACGTGGTGCTCTCCTGCGCCGTCGCGCGCCTGGGCGCGGTGCCCGCGTCGCTGTCCGCGCACCTGGACCCCTCCGTCCTGGAGACCCTCCTCAAACGGCTCGAACCCGCGCTCCTGGTCACCGACACCGCGCTGCTGGCGGCGTGCCGGGAGGGCGGAACCGACCTGGCCTCCCTGGCCGCCCGGACCCTGGTCGTCGACGGCACGGCGGAGGGGGCGCTGTCCACCGACGACGTGCGCGGCGCCGCCGCTCCGCCGCCGCGACGCCCGCCGCTGGACGCGCCGCTGGCCGTCATGCACACCTCCGGCACGACCGGCGTGCCGAAGCTGGTCGTGCACTCCACCCGGACGATCATGCGGCGCCTGGCCGGATTCGAGGCGCACCGCTGGCCGCTGCTGGGCAGCCGCCCCGACGACACCGTGGCCAGTGCCATCTCCTTCGCCCACGGGCGCGCGCTCGCCTGGACCGCCAGCGTGCTCTGGCTGGCCCCCGCCCGCCTGCTCGCGGTCTCGTCCTCGGACTGGGCGGAGGCCGGACCGTTCCTGCGGCGGCACCGGCCCACCACGCTGGAGACCCAGCCCGCGACCTACGTGCGCTGGCAGGACCGGACCGGAGGCCCGCACGGCCCCTTCGAGCGGGTGCGCCTCTTCATCAGCACCTTCGACGCCATGCACCCGCCCACCGTGCGCGCCTTCCTCAACGCCACCCGGCGCCGCCACCCCGTGTGGATGCAGGGCTGGGGCCAGAGCGAGACCGGGCCGCTCACCTTCCGCTTCCTGACCCGGCGGGCCATGGCGGCCGAGAGCGGACGTCACCCGACCACGCGCGACATCGGCCGTCCGATCCCGACGCGGACCAGCCTGCGCGTGGTGGACCCGCGGACCCTGCGGCTCGTCCCCCGCGGGGAGACGGGCCTGGTGTTCTGCCGGACCGAAGCGCTGTGCCTGGGCTACGTCGGCGAGGAGGAGCGCTGGCGCTCCAAGTGGGTGGGCCAGTGGTGGAACACCGGGGACCTCGGCGCGATCACCCGGACCGGGAGCGTGCGGCTCGTGGACCGCGAGGTGGACGCCATCCCCGAGGGCAGCTGTCTGGAGTGGGAGGACGTCATCGCCGACCGCCTTCCACAGGTGCTGGAGTGCGTCGTCCTGGGCCTGCCGGGCCGACCCTCCCTGCCCGTGGCGGTGACCGAGGACGGCGAGCTCGACCTGCCGGCGTGGCGGCGCGCCGTCACCGACCTGCCGCCTCTGGCCGACCCCGTGGTGATGGCGTGGGACGACGTACCGCGCACGGGCACCGGCAAGGTCCGCCGCTGCGCCCTGCGCGACCGGATCGGCGCGGCACCCGACACCCACGGGACGGGACGATGGACCTGA
- a CDS encoding DUF4132 domain-containing protein, with protein MWHPVRHAPEAVRRWRDHLTDLEIAQPFKQAYRELYLLTPAEEAAGDHSLRFAAHVLKYPQAKALLIARGWSAPALAGWGGGEEGAAERAYTDRETGTVWRFTWDLHLIDLDDLDHSGRARTSGTDRVRVHRGTGREAAVLTEVPALVLSEAMRDLDLAVGVASIAADPSWSEDAHAPYWRRTAFGELSENAVVRREALLRLAPRLRVSDRLEVQGRFLRVRGDLRTYRIHLGSANILMEPDDAYLCVVPSGRDEAGVFLPFEDGGGRLSVILSKALLLADDAAITDPGIAAQIRRGLE; from the coding sequence CTGTGGCACCCCGTCCGGCACGCTCCGGAGGCCGTACGCCGGTGGCGCGACCACCTGACCGACCTGGAGATCGCCCAACCCTTCAAGCAGGCCTACCGGGAGCTCTACCTGTTGACCCCGGCGGAGGAGGCCGCGGGGGACCACTCCCTCCGGTTCGCCGCGCACGTCCTCAAGTACCCGCAGGCCAAGGCCCTGCTCATCGCACGCGGGTGGTCCGCACCCGCGCTGGCCGGTTGGGGCGGCGGGGAGGAGGGCGCCGCCGAGCGCGCCTACACCGATCGCGAGACGGGCACCGTGTGGCGGTTCACCTGGGACCTGCACTTGATCGATCTGGACGATCTGGACCACTCGGGCCGTGCGCGGACGTCGGGCACCGACCGGGTCCGCGTCCACCGCGGCACGGGACGCGAAGCGGCCGTGTTGACCGAGGTGCCCGCCCTGGTGCTGTCGGAGGCGATGCGCGACCTGGACCTGGCCGTGGGGGTGGCCTCCATCGCCGCGGACCCTTCGTGGAGCGAGGACGCCCACGCCCCCTACTGGCGGCGGACCGCCTTCGGCGAGCTGAGCGAGAACGCCGTGGTGCGCCGCGAGGCCCTTCTGAGACTGGCTCCCCGGCTGCGCGTCTCAGACCGGTTGGAGGTCCAGGGCCGCTTCCTGCGGGTCCGCGGTGATCTGCGGACCTACCGCATCCACCTGGGCAGCGCCAACATCCTCATGGAGCCCGACGACGCCTACCTGTGCGTGGTGCCCTCGGGCAGGGACGAGGCGGGGGTCTTCCTCCCGTTCGAGGACGGGGGCGGACGCCTCTCGGTGATCCTGTCCAAGGCCCTCCTGCTGGCCGACGACGCCGCGATCACCGACCCGGGTATCGCCGCCCAGATCCGCCGGGGCCTGGAGTAG
- a CDS encoding aldo/keto reductase, with protein sequence MRTLGRSRVSVTALGLGGAPLGNLSEAVDEDTAAGAVRAAWEAGLRLFDTAPHYGLGLSERRLGRVLADLPREGYTLSTKVGRILEPTPERARERDDQGFDVPAAHTRRWDFSADGVRRSLEGSLERLGLDRVDLLLIHDPDDHGRQALEEAYPALHELRSQGVVGAIGAGMNQAAMLERFATETDVDALLLAGRHTLIEQADSLLAACLERGVSVLAGGVFNSGLLAHDHPPPEATYDYRRAPAGVRERALRIAATARRHGVSLPQAAIAFTASHPAVASVVLGMRTAEQVRRNAALAARAVPAALWSELVEEGLLDPGAVPHNHESTS encoded by the coding sequence ATGAGGACCCTGGGCCGCTCACGGGTGAGCGTCACCGCGCTGGGTCTCGGCGGGGCGCCGCTGGGCAACCTCTCCGAGGCCGTGGACGAGGACACCGCCGCGGGGGCCGTTCGGGCGGCCTGGGAGGCGGGTCTGCGCCTGTTCGACACCGCGCCCCACTACGGGCTCGGCCTGTCCGAGCGCCGGCTGGGCCGTGTCCTGGCCGACCTGCCGCGCGAGGGCTACACGCTGTCCACCAAGGTCGGGCGGATCCTCGAACCCACGCCCGAACGCGCCCGTGAGCGCGACGACCAGGGCTTCGACGTCCCGGCCGCGCACACCCGGCGCTGGGACTTCAGCGCGGACGGCGTGCGGCGCTCGCTGGAGGGCAGCCTGGAGCGCCTGGGCCTGGACCGCGTCGACCTCCTGCTCATCCACGACCCCGACGACCACGGCCGCCAGGCCCTGGAGGAGGCCTACCCGGCCCTGCACGAGCTGCGCTCCCAGGGGGTGGTGGGCGCGATCGGCGCGGGCATGAACCAGGCGGCCATGCTGGAGCGCTTCGCCACCGAGACCGACGTCGACGCCCTCCTGCTGGCCGGACGCCACACCCTGATCGAACAAGCGGACTCCCTGCTCGCGGCCTGCCTGGAGCGAGGGGTCTCCGTCCTGGCCGGAGGCGTGTTCAACAGCGGACTGCTGGCCCACGACCATCCGCCGCCGGAGGCGACCTACGACTACCGCCGCGCTCCCGCCGGCGTGCGCGAGCGCGCCCTGCGCATCGCCGCGACCGCCCGCCGCCACGGAGTGAGCCTGCCCCAGGCCGCGATCGCCTTCACGGCCTCGCACCCGGCCGTCGCCAGTGTGGTCCTGGGTATGCGGACGGCCGAGCAGGTGCGGCGCAACGCCGCGCTGGCCGCGCGTGCGGTCCCGGCCGCACTGTGGTCCGAGCTGGTCGAGGAGGGTCTGCTCGACCCGGGCGCCGTCCCGCACAACCACGAATCTACTTCGTAA
- a CDS encoding phosphoribosyltransferase, which yields MFRDRRQAGERLAEAVADLGPERPLVLALPRGGLPVAAPVAEALGAPLDVIVVRKIGAPGNPEAAIGATTAEGPALFDKGVLVALGLTEGDLADRVAEAQAEARRRLDAYRGDAPEPEIEGRDVIVVDDGLATGMSARAAVTEVRERAAPASVVLAAPVGAPEAVTALEDLCDRVVCLSAPPDFRAVSLWYETFPQVDDAQVRRLLRRS from the coding sequence GTGTTCCGAGACCGCCGACAGGCCGGTGAACGGCTGGCCGAAGCGGTGGCCGATCTGGGGCCGGAGCGACCGCTGGTGCTGGCGCTGCCGCGCGGCGGGCTGCCCGTGGCCGCGCCCGTCGCGGAGGCGCTGGGCGCACCGCTGGACGTCATCGTGGTCCGCAAGATCGGTGCTCCCGGCAACCCGGAGGCGGCGATCGGGGCCACCACGGCCGAGGGGCCGGCCCTGTTCGACAAGGGGGTCCTGGTCGCGCTGGGACTCACCGAGGGCGATCTGGCGGACCGGGTGGCCGAGGCGCAGGCCGAGGCGCGGCGGCGTCTGGACGCCTACCGCGGGGACGCGCCGGAACCGGAGATCGAGGGCCGCGACGTCATCGTGGTCGACGACGGCCTGGCCACGGGGATGAGTGCCCGGGCCGCCGTGACCGAGGTGCGCGAGCGCGCGGCCCCGGCCTCGGTCGTCCTGGCGGCGCCCGTGGGCGCGCCCGAGGCGGTGACGGCGCTGGAGGATCTGTGCGACCGGGTCGTGTGCCTGTCCGCGCCGCCCGACTTCCGGGCCGTGAGCCTGTGGTACGAGACGTTCCCGCAGGTCGACGACGCGCAGGTGCGTCGGCTGCTGCGGCGGTCCTGA
- a CDS encoding carboxymuconolactone decarboxylase family protein: protein MSAPRIDLTAVAEAYPAMAKFDAAAREGVDPALGELVRIRASQINGCAFCLDMHTRAARDAGERRPRLDALAAWRESPLFTEAERAALALTESMTLVAGEGVPEEVLAAARAHFDEAGLAGLVWAIAAINTWNRVAVAAGLRPPG, encoded by the coding sequence GTGAGCGCGCCGCGTATCGACCTGACCGCGGTGGCCGAGGCCTACCCGGCGATGGCGAAGTTCGACGCCGCCGCGCGCGAGGGGGTGGACCCGGCGCTCGGCGAACTGGTGCGGATCCGCGCGTCCCAGATCAACGGCTGCGCGTTCTGCCTGGACATGCACACCCGGGCGGCCCGGGACGCGGGGGAGCGGCGGCCCCGACTGGACGCGCTCGCGGCCTGGCGGGAGAGCCCGCTGTTCACCGAGGCCGAGCGCGCGGCGCTGGCCCTGACCGAGTCGATGACGCTGGTCGCCGGCGAGGGGGTCCCCGAGGAGGTCCTGGCCGCCGCCCGCGCGCACTTCGACGAGGCCGGCCTGGCCGGCCTGGTGTGGGCGATCGCCGCCATCAACACCTGGAACCGGGTGGCGGTCGCCGCCGGGTTGCGACCGCCCGGCTGA
- a CDS encoding VOC family protein, translating into MTEHQHHAIDYIEIAATDLERTKRFYTDAFGWRFNDYGPQYAGIQGPAGPDAPEAGGVTTLSEVRAGGPFVLLYSADLDRSVEAVRAAGGAVANGPYEFPGGRRFHFTDPSGNELGVWSPE; encoded by the coding sequence ATGACCGAACACCAGCACCACGCCATCGACTACATCGAGATCGCAGCCACCGACCTGGAGCGGACCAAGCGCTTCTACACCGACGCCTTCGGCTGGCGGTTCAACGACTACGGCCCCCAGTACGCGGGCATCCAGGGCCCGGCCGGCCCCGACGCCCCGGAGGCGGGCGGTGTCACCACCCTCAGCGAGGTCCGCGCCGGGGGCCCGTTCGTGCTGCTGTACTCGGCCGACCTGGACCGGTCCGTCGAGGCCGTACGCGCCGCCGGGGGCGCGGTGGCCAACGGACCCTACGAGTTCCCCGGTGGACGCCGCTTCCACTTCACCGATCCCAGCGGCAACGAGCTCGGCGTGTGGTCCCCCGAGTAA
- a CDS encoding AMP-binding protein has product MNPRASRPWTSASGVVLADRVPRALRAGWSARGACPDRDLYALFSEHVRTAPGRTAVIDGAGALDYAALDAAVRRAAAALSAAGRGPADIIGVLLPNGRAAVVAELAIAAIGAVALPVPDGRPWHGVTRLLERARAAALVTDPGTVERSSRGEAEPPAPCELWTFGPAPPGARSLDVAGRAERWEPASPDPEAPARILVSSGSEAAPAMVAYSHNAMAGGRGNYVAALRPGPGPIRNLVLVSLASSFGSCGVPVTLARHGGTLVVLPRFEAAAALGAVERHRPTHLTGVPTMLRRMAEDPEAGKRDLSSLRVVVASGAPLLQEARDACVRRFGRPVVNVYGSTDGVNCHTGGDPDRWTPGLAGRPDPDVAEISVRDERGRPVPAGRTGEIWALGPMSPLCYVAAPELDAARRAPGGWVRTGDLGRLDEDGTLWVLDRIRRVVIRGGRNLSPAEVERALSAHPGVADAHCVPVPDPDLGERMCACVVPRDAAEPPDPAALTAFLRQERGMDRRALPERFLFLSELPLGPTGKVCVATLTRMAKGRAEPVSPSHDSEEDSVQSTTPAPADGAGASRYVFDNHSEHAFDQHRFLAAAYDAMTTERLAQTGVGPGWRCLEVGAGGGSVATWLAHRVGPTGAVTATDIKPERIPAVPGLEVLSHDIVRDPLPEAAFDLIHSRLVLLHLPERIAVLDRLVRALKPGGVLQLDEFDITYGPGLLMPDQEAGKLYETFLETKIRVMDRAGADPAWGREVAAAMVRAGLTDVDPRPRLELWDADSPGVHLIAHHTRHLRDQFVREGMTDRQLADVRALLADPAFRAGSCAIYSVQGRRPLEAE; this is encoded by the coding sequence GTGAACCCCCGGGCATCGCGGCCGTGGACCTCGGCCAGCGGCGTGGTCCTGGCCGACCGCGTCCCCCGGGCACTGCGCGCGGGCTGGAGCGCGCGGGGCGCGTGCCCGGACCGGGACCTGTACGCGCTGTTCAGCGAACACGTGCGGACGGCGCCGGGCCGCACGGCGGTGATCGACGGGGCGGGAGCCCTCGACTACGCCGCGCTGGACGCGGCGGTGCGCCGCGCCGCCGCCGCCCTGTCCGCCGCCGGACGGGGTCCGGCCGACATCATCGGCGTCCTGCTGCCCAACGGGCGCGCGGCGGTCGTGGCCGAACTCGCGATCGCCGCGATCGGGGCCGTCGCGCTGCCGGTCCCGGACGGGCGGCCCTGGCACGGTGTCACGCGCCTGCTGGAGCGCGCCCGCGCCGCGGCGCTCGTCACCGACCCCGGCACCGTCGAACGGAGCTCGCGCGGGGAGGCCGAGCCGCCCGCCCCGTGTGAGCTGTGGACCTTCGGACCCGCCCCGCCCGGCGCCCGCTCCCTGGACGTGGCCGGCCGGGCGGAGCGCTGGGAGCCCGCGAGCCCCGATCCGGAGGCCCCCGCCCGCATCCTCGTCTCGTCGGGGTCGGAGGCCGCGCCGGCGATGGTCGCCTACTCGCACAACGCCATGGCGGGCGGACGCGGCAACTACGTCGCGGCACTGCGTCCGGGCCCCGGGCCGATCCGCAACCTGGTGCTGGTCTCCCTGGCGTCCTCGTTCGGCTCGTGCGGTGTGCCGGTGACCCTGGCGCGGCACGGCGGCACCCTCGTGGTGCTGCCCCGCTTCGAGGCCGCGGCCGCCCTGGGCGCGGTCGAGCGCCACCGGCCCACGCACCTGACGGGTGTGCCCACGATGCTGCGCCGCATGGCCGAGGACCCGGAGGCGGGGAAGAGGGACCTGTCGTCGCTGCGCGTGGTCGTGGCCAGCGGGGCGCCGTTGCTCCAGGAGGCGCGTGACGCGTGCGTCCGGCGCTTCGGCCGGCCGGTGGTCAACGTCTACGGTTCGACCGACGGGGTCAACTGCCACACCGGGGGCGACCCCGACCGCTGGACGCCGGGGCTGGCCGGGCGGCCCGATCCCGACGTGGCCGAGATCAGCGTCCGCGACGAACGGGGCCGTCCCGTGCCGGCGGGGCGCACGGGCGAGATCTGGGCCCTGGGACCGATGAGCCCCCTGTGCTACGTCGCCGCGCCTGAGCTCGACGCCGCCCGCCGGGCGCCCGGCGGGTGGGTGCGGACCGGTGACCTGGGCCGGCTGGACGAGGACGGGACCCTCTGGGTCCTGGACCGCATCAGGCGCGTGGTCATCCGCGGCGGCCGCAACCTCTCCCCGGCCGAGGTGGAGCGCGCGCTGAGCGCCCACCCCGGTGTGGCCGACGCCCACTGCGTCCCGGTACCCGATCCCGACCTGGGCGAGCGCATGTGCGCCTGTGTCGTGCCCCGGGACGCGGCCGAACCCCCCGATCCGGCCGCGCTGACCGCCTTCCTGCGCCAGGAGCGCGGCATGGACCGCCGGGCGCTGCCCGAACGCTTCCTGTTCCTGTCCGAACTTCCGCTCGGCCCGACCGGAAAGGTCTGCGTCGCGACCCTGACCCGCATGGCGAAGGGCCGTGCCGAGCCCGTCTCCCCGTCCCACGACTCCGAGGAGGATTCCGTGCAGTCCACCACTCCCGCGCCCGCCGACGGCGCGGGCGCTTCGCGCTACGTCTTCGACAACCACAGCGAGCACGCCTTCGACCAGCACCGGTTCCTGGCCGCGGCCTACGACGCGATGACCACCGAGCGCCTCGCCCAGACCGGGGTGGGGCCGGGCTGGCGGTGCCTGGAGGTCGGCGCCGGCGGCGGCAGCGTGGCGACGTGGCTCGCCCACCGGGTCGGCCCCACCGGCGCCGTGACGGCCACCGACATCAAACCCGAGCGCATCCCCGCCGTGCCGGGGCTGGAGGTCCTGAGCCACGACATCGTGCGCGACCCGCTGCCGGAGGCGGCGTTCGACCTCATCCACTCCCGCCTGGTCCTGTTGCACCTGCCCGAGCGGATCGCGGTGCTGGACCGCCTGGTGCGCGCCCTCAAGCCCGGCGGGGTGCTCCAGCTCGACGAGTTCGACATCACCTACGGTCCGGGTCTGCTCATGCCGGACCAGGAGGCGGGCAAGCTCTACGAGACGTTCCTGGAGACGAAGATCCGGGTGATGGACCGCGCCGGAGCCGACCCGGCCTGGGGGCGCGAGGTCGCCGCGGCCATGGTCCGGGCCGGGCTGACCGACGTCGACCCCCGGCCCCGGCTGGAGCTGTGGGACGCCGACTCCCCGGGGGTCCACCTGATCGCCCACCACACCCGGCACCTGCGCGACCAGTTCGTCCGCGAGGGGATGACCGACCGGCAGCTCGCCGACGTCCGCGCCCTGCTGGCCGATCCGGCGTTCCGGGCCGGATCGTGCGCCATCTACTCCGTGCAGGGCCGTCGTCCCCTGGAGGCGGAGTGA